A portion of the Clostridium gelidum genome contains these proteins:
- a CDS encoding YczE/YyaS/YitT family protein, translating into MNKAINLTKRLILFLVGMIIIQFGVALYLKTNIGSDPFTVFAQGLAFTLDKTALKDFEIVKLIAGKAEVTPGIANIIILVVLFAIIFCVERKRIKIGTLICVAGVGPIIDFGVKVISFFPVEYYNYVVRMLLIVFGCAVIAMGFSVLSATNIGVAPNDIIPFIIQDKTKCHYRWIRMGWDATFLVMGLALGGIVGVGTVIAMVVTGPFIQISLPYGEKFVRKIVRK; encoded by the coding sequence ATGAATAAAGCAATTAACTTAACCAAAAGATTAATTCTATTTTTGGTGGGAATGATTATAATTCAATTTGGAGTTGCATTATATTTAAAAACTAACATAGGTTCTGATCCATTTACAGTTTTTGCACAAGGATTAGCGTTTACATTAGATAAAACAGCATTAAAAGATTTTGAAATAGTTAAATTAATAGCAGGAAAAGCAGAAGTAACACCTGGTATAGCTAATATAATAATATTAGTAGTACTATTTGCAATAATATTTTGTGTTGAAAGAAAACGTATAAAGATAGGAACATTAATTTGTGTTGCGGGAGTTGGACCAATAATAGACTTTGGGGTAAAGGTAATTTCATTTTTCCCAGTTGAATATTATAACTATGTAGTAAGAATGCTTTTAATTGTATTTGGATGTGCAGTAATAGCTATGGGATTTTCAGTGCTTTCAGCAACTAATATTGGAGTTGCACCTAATGATATAATTCCATTTATAATACAAGATAAAACTAAATGCCACTATCGTTGGATTAGAATGGGATGGGATGCTACATTTTTAGTAATGGGATTAGCATTAGGAGGAATTGTTGGAGTTGGTACAGTGATAGCTATGGTTGTAACTGGACCATTTATACAAATTTCTCTTCCATATGGAGAGAAATTTGTAAGAAAAATAGTAAGAAAATGA
- a CDS encoding winged helix-turn-helix transcriptional regulator: protein MNDNIDYKVELPSDNVYETKCPVIYALDIVGSKWKLPIMWYLFENEITRYNELKRRVKGISYMMLTKSLQELEAHKLVIRTQYEMIPPKVEYYLTERGKELLPTFKELYRWGEKQIKLDKSDYK, encoded by the coding sequence ATGAATGATAATATAGATTATAAGGTAGAATTACCTAGTGATAATGTATATGAGACAAAATGTCCTGTTATATATGCACTTGATATTGTGGGATCAAAATGGAAATTACCTATTATGTGGTACTTATTTGAAAATGAGATTACTAGATATAATGAATTAAAACGTAGAGTAAAAGGTATTAGTTATATGATGCTTACAAAATCTTTACAAGAATTAGAAGCACATAAACTTGTTATAAGAACTCAATATGAGATGATTCCTCCTAAAGTTGAATATTATTTAACAGAAAGAGGAAAAGAGCTACTTCCTACTTTTAAGGAACTATATAGGTGGGGTGAAAAACAAATTAAACTTGATAAATCAGATTATAAATAA
- a CDS encoding DeoR/GlpR family DNA-binding transcription regulator, whose translation MFIEERHKHILDILDRDGKVLVKDLSAQFEVSESMIRKDLQVLEKNNLLQRTYGGAINIKRTIVNGESFFKRVEKNTNLKEIIAKKAYELIKENDTIFLDASSISYFLAKLITQNNKNVTLITNMVEISSMINLDSKIHVIFIGGDYNPLVGGNIGSHSIEQIKLYRCNKAFIGCSGIDLRDGSLSTGESEDAGTKKAIMKISKELFLMAPNERFNLDGIFNFSNITDFHSIITETTPNNTIMTLLEQYDVNLI comes from the coding sequence ATGTTTATTGAAGAAAGACACAAACACATTTTAGATATTTTAGATAGAGATGGCAAAGTATTAGTAAAAGATTTAAGCGCACAATTTGAAGTAAGTGAAAGTATGATTCGAAAGGATCTTCAAGTTTTAGAGAAAAATAACTTGCTACAACGTACTTATGGTGGTGCTATTAACATAAAACGTACTATAGTAAATGGTGAAAGTTTCTTCAAGCGAGTTGAAAAGAATACAAATTTAAAAGAAATCATTGCAAAAAAGGCATATGAACTAATAAAAGAAAATGATACCATTTTTTTAGATGCATCAAGTATTTCATATTTTCTTGCGAAACTAATTACACAAAATAATAAAAACGTCACTTTAATTACAAATATGGTTGAAATATCATCAATGATTAACTTAGATTCGAAGATACATGTTATTTTTATAGGCGGAGATTACAATCCTCTTGTAGGTGGAAATATAGGTTCTCATTCTATTGAACAAATAAAACTTTATCGTTGTAATAAAGCATTTATAGGATGTAGTGGAATAGATCTTCGAGATGGAAGTCTTAGTACTGGTGAATCTGAGGATGCTGGTACTAAAAAAGCAATTATGAAAATATCTAAAGAATTATTTCTGATGGCACCAAATGAGAGATTCAATCTAGATGGAATTTTCAATTTCTCAAATATAACAGATTTCCATAGTATTATTACAGAAACTACACCCAATAATACTATAATGACTTTGCTCGAACAATACGATGTAAATTTAATTTAA
- a CDS encoding MFS transporter, with amino-acid sequence MNNKSFEELKNEGSSVLRLLPHRLGNSISKQLPLQFIIFLMGQLVSKLGDALYTFAIPWISYELTHSVIVMGSMYAVSVLPVVLFGPIIGVYVDRWDRRRLMMFADVTRGILVALVPLMQMLGILQLWQLYVVSFILAGLSLLFDVSVVASIPNIIGNKNLTKANASYQLINQAGDLIGPLFAGIMITTLGGYRTLWFDAVSFAGTLWAIWRIKTLKKPVEKTRLREIFHGMNEGLHFLTHDKLNLSFSLQAMIGNFGYSAAYGVLMFYLLSTLHLSATQVSYNYSFIGLGGLLGSIIVVPLERYFRRGVLIPILLIVGTCGFLYALITPLWLGPGIAFGIVTICNVAWNTIVTSVRQETVPSNMLGRVLSFSRVFTRLAMPLGMMVGSLVSNSISPVAVFAIAAVSKGVEVSIALLSPIRKL; translated from the coding sequence ATGAATAATAAATCTTTTGAAGAATTGAAGAATGAGGGGAGTTCAGTTTTAAGACTGCTTCCACACCGATTGGGCAATTCTATCTCTAAACAGTTGCCCCTTCAATTTATTATTTTCCTAATGGGACAACTAGTTTCAAAACTAGGTGACGCACTTTACACCTTTGCAATACCATGGATTTCATATGAACTAACACATTCAGTTATTGTTATGGGTTCAATGTATGCAGTCAGCGTATTGCCAGTTGTGTTATTTGGTCCAATCATTGGCGTGTATGTTGATCGCTGGGACCGTCGACGACTGATGATGTTCGCTGATGTAACACGAGGGATTCTAGTCGCTTTAGTTCCACTTATGCAAATGCTGGGCATCCTGCAACTTTGGCAACTCTATGTTGTATCATTTATTTTGGCAGGATTGTCATTACTTTTTGACGTATCGGTTGTAGCTTCTATCCCAAATATAATAGGAAATAAAAATCTTACTAAGGCAAATGCATCGTATCAATTAATAAATCAAGCTGGTGATTTAATTGGTCCTCTTTTTGCTGGTATTATGATAACCACTTTAGGAGGCTACCGTACCTTATGGTTTGATGCTGTATCTTTCGCAGGGACACTGTGGGCTATATGGAGAATAAAGACCTTGAAAAAACCGGTTGAGAAAACACGGCTAAGGGAGATTTTTCATGGAATGAATGAGGGACTGCATTTTTTAACCCACGACAAGTTGAATTTAAGTTTCTCCCTACAGGCCATGATTGGCAACTTTGGATATAGTGCAGCCTATGGAGTTTTGATGTTCTATCTGCTCTCCACACTCCATCTAAGTGCAACTCAAGTTAGTTACAACTACTCGTTTATTGGACTTGGTGGTTTATTGGGAAGTATTATTGTGGTTCCTTTGGAACGCTATTTCAGGCGTGGAGTACTTATACCTATACTTTTAATTGTAGGGACATGTGGTTTTCTATATGCATTAATTACCCCCCTTTGGCTAGGCCCAGGAATCGCTTTTGGTATTGTTACAATCTGCAATGTGGCATGGAACACGATTGTGACATCAGTACGGCAGGAAACTGTCCCTTCAAATATGTTAGGAAGAGTGCTTAGTTTCTCTCGTGTGTTTACACGCTTGGCTATGCCTCTTGGCATGATGGTAGGTAGTTTAGTTTCCAATTCAATCAGTCCAGTTGCAGTATTCGCTATTGCCGCTGTTTCCAAGGGAGTTGAGGTTTCAATTGCCTTATTGTCCCCAATTCGCAAGTTATGA
- a CDS encoding phosphotransferase, translating into MDKENFIISEIREIIEKNYDIGIIKEINPILEGASSECFHIITEDREYLFKDIEMIFINHPDKEPLINNMLSENGIPVSEFYKTKNGEYLLEYSGHTFHLQSFIKGKILEVNTAPEWFMKESAEMLGKIHKVLEGFISLTSGIGKDFFNFITPEAAKASYEKSLDIALKQGEKQNVIDLEYRISLLDKIKNIKFEMDRFTYKNTHGDYFISQIICGQKCINAIIDFTSACVHPACFELIRSYSYADPECVHGKIDYHNLVKYIKDYMKYSNLGTYDIKMMAYLYYYQLAVCDYFSQYYESNNSNKNVLCHYAHWSTMLCRWFEENIDELTDKLEKEFC; encoded by the coding sequence ATGGATAAGGAGAATTTTATAATATCAGAAATAAGAGAAATAATAGAAAAAAATTATGACATTGGAATTATTAAAGAGATAAATCCAATTTTAGAAGGTGCTTCATCAGAATGTTTTCATATAATTACAGAAGATAGAGAATATCTATTTAAGGATATCGAGATGATATTTATAAATCATCCTGATAAAGAACCTTTAATAAATAATATGCTTTCAGAAAATGGGATTCCTGTGTCAGAATTTTATAAAACTAAGAATGGTGAATACTTATTAGAGTACTCTGGACATACTTTTCATTTGCAAAGTTTTATAAAAGGTAAAATATTAGAAGTAAATACAGCACCTGAATGGTTTATGAAAGAAAGTGCTGAAATGTTGGGGAAAATTCACAAAGTATTAGAAGGTTTTATTTCATTAACTAGTGGAATAGGTAAAGATTTTTTTAATTTTATAACCCCTGAAGCAGCTAAAGCATCTTATGAAAAATCCTTAGATATAGCATTAAAGCAGGGAGAAAAGCAGAATGTCATTGATTTGGAGTATAGAATTAGTTTATTAGATAAAATAAAAAATATTAAATTTGAAATGGATAGATTTACTTATAAAAATACTCATGGTGATTATTTTATAAGTCAGATCATATGTGGTCAGAAGTGTATTAATGCCATAATTGATTTTACTTCAGCTTGTGTTCATCCTGCTTGCTTCGAATTAATAAGATCATATTCTTATGCAGATCCTGAGTGCGTTCATGGAAAAATAGATTATCATAACTTGGTAAAATATATAAAGGATTATATGAAATATAGTAATTTGGGTACTTATGATATAAAAATGATGGCATATTTGTACTATTATCAACTTGCAGTATGTGACTATTTTAGTCAGTATTATGAGTCTAATAATTCAAATAAAAATGTACTGTGCCATTATGCTCATTGGTCAACTATGCTTTGTAGATGGTTCGAGGAAAATATTGATGAGTTAACAGATAAGCTAGAAAAGGAATTCTGTTAA
- a CDS encoding DeoR/GlpR family DNA-binding transcription regulator, with protein sequence MLKPLNVERRTKLAKFIMLNGSISVKELAKEFNVSTETIRKDLISLEKDNIINKGHCATISSNYLEKYFDDKLLKNIDKKFNIARKAVEMIPEKGVVILDSGTTVLQIAKLLKFKSNLVIVTNSLVVAQALENSNNQLIVTGGELRKKSMSFVGYLATKAIKSIHADIAFMGCDGFHVDGPCTRSYRELEVKQRILENSKEVVLVTDSSKFSMDGLYGFATFDQINNLITDTNVTEQQLELLPSNIKVSIV encoded by the coding sequence TTGTTAAAACCTTTAAATGTTGAAAGAAGAACTAAACTGGCTAAGTTTATTATGCTAAATGGAAGTATATCAGTTAAAGAATTAGCCAAAGAATTTAATGTTTCTACTGAAACTATTAGAAAAGATTTAATATCATTAGAAAAAGATAATATTATAAATAAAGGCCATTGTGCTACCATATCATCTAATTATTTAGAAAAATATTTTGATGATAAATTATTAAAAAATATAGATAAAAAATTCAATATTGCTCGAAAAGCAGTTGAAATGATACCAGAAAAAGGTGTTGTTATTTTAGATTCTGGAACTACTGTTCTACAAATTGCTAAGTTATTAAAATTTAAAAGTAATCTAGTTATTGTTACAAATTCATTAGTTGTAGCACAAGCTTTAGAAAACTCTAATAACCAGCTCATTGTAACTGGTGGAGAATTACGGAAAAAGAGTATGTCTTTTGTTGGTTATTTGGCAACTAAAGCTATTAAAAGTATACACGCTGATATAGCATTTATGGGTTGTGATGGATTTCATGTAGATGGTCCTTGCACTAGATCATATAGAGAGTTAGAGGTTAAACAGAGGATTCTTGAGAATTCTAAAGAAGTTGTTTTAGTAACTGATAGCTCGAAATTTAGTATGGATGGTTTATATGGATTTGCAACTTTTGATCAAATTAATAATTTAATAACTGACACAAATGTTACAGAGCAACAACTTGAATTACTTCCATCAAATATTAAAGTTAGTATTGTATAG
- a CDS encoding response regulator, giving the protein MARILIVDDSTVMRKNLYSIFTKSGHEVVGEAADGRQAIISYVTLKPDIVTMDITMPKLSGVDAVGEIIKKDINAKIIMLSALNQKQMVFEALKNGAKHYIIKPIDPDNLIAVVDEVLRDDSKKVEKKKTEIIEDKPGFEIDNKNGKFIVEFNEYLGEKDLISIDTAIKGLLFIKPLNMVFDFGDLHNTTDELVKSIIGFGKSVESSGGNVEYKSQDERISNIIN; this is encoded by the coding sequence ATGGCTAGAATATTAATAGTAGATGATTCAACAGTTATGAGAAAGAACTTGTATAGCATATTTACCAAAAGTGGGCATGAAGTAGTAGGTGAAGCAGCAGATGGTAGGCAAGCAATAATATCATATGTAACTTTAAAACCTGATATAGTTACTATGGATATAACGATGCCTAAGCTTAGCGGTGTTGATGCCGTAGGTGAAATAATAAAAAAAGATATTAATGCTAAAATAATAATGCTTAGTGCTTTAAATCAGAAACAGATGGTTTTTGAAGCACTAAAAAATGGAGCTAAGCATTATATTATAAAACCTATTGATCCGGATAATTTAATTGCAGTGGTAGATGAAGTGCTTAGGGATGATTCTAAAAAAGTAGAGAAGAAAAAGACAGAGATTATTGAAGATAAACCTGGTTTTGAAATAGATAACAAAAATGGAAAATTTATTGTAGAATTTAATGAATACTTAGGTGAAAAGGATTTAATAAGCATAGATACTGCAATAAAGGGATTGCTATTTATAAAACCTCTCAATATGGTATTTGATTTTGGTGATTTACATAATACCACTGATGAACTAGTAAAATCAATAATAGGTTTTGGAAAAAGTGTTGAAAGCTCTGGTGGGAATGTAGAATATAAATCACAAGATGAAAGAATTAGTAACATAATAAACTAG
- a CDS encoding HAD family hydrolase: MNKVVFFDIDGTLIDCLNGITDITPRVKKAIRGLQEKGNYVFIATGRPYAFLNEDLLNFGFDGFVLTNGSYVKVADKCIYKESIKKEIVKELVGNFEELNIEYILQGETYSYIKDEYKKLHSYYDSFSIPKKHLEGNYNLEEVDIYKIEMLLNDKKGIDYCLSLEDDNFDYVHNVELGSFELYSKTNSKASGILKVLNFLNIPLENSYAFGDGKNDIEMLSTVGCGIAMGNADDSVKSYAKKVTDTVQNDGVALEIEKFII; this comes from the coding sequence ATGAATAAAGTAGTATTTTTTGATATTGATGGAACTTTAATAGATTGTTTAAATGGAATAACAGACATTACTCCTAGAGTAAAAAAGGCTATACGTGGATTGCAGGAAAAAGGAAATTATGTTTTTATAGCTACAGGCAGACCGTATGCTTTTCTAAATGAAGATTTACTTAATTTTGGATTTGATGGATTTGTACTTACCAATGGATCATATGTAAAAGTTGCAGATAAATGCATATATAAGGAATCTATTAAAAAAGAAATTGTAAAGGAACTAGTAGGTAATTTTGAAGAACTTAATATTGAATATATATTGCAGGGGGAGACATATTCATATATTAAAGATGAATATAAGAAGCTACATTCATATTATGATTCTTTTAGTATACCTAAAAAACATTTGGAAGGTAATTATAATCTTGAAGAAGTAGACATATATAAAATCGAAATGTTACTTAATGATAAAAAAGGAATAGATTATTGCTTATCCTTAGAAGATGATAATTTTGATTATGTTCATAACGTAGAACTAGGTTCTTTTGAATTATATTCAAAAACAAATTCAAAAGCATCAGGAATTTTAAAAGTACTAAACTTTTTAAATATTCCTTTAGAAAATAGTTATGCTTTTGGTGACGGAAAAAATGACATAGAAATGTTATCTACAGTAGGCTGTGGAATAGCAATGGGAAATGCTGATGATTCTGTGAAAAGTTATGCTAAAAAAGTTACAGATACAGTACAAAATGATGGAGTAGCTTTAGAAATAGAAAAGTTTATTATTTGA
- a CDS encoding ATP-binding protein, producing the protein MGKKLNKRSLQRRIKNMTFLLNLNSLLIMMLFMIFALGATFKIFSTIISEIAANQISFQLRDEYSKELHQGKIKAEFTEITDEYKEMFKRVGFSYVLHFNTESKIDISKKNHDDVKELANMPLLIVDYNILKDNKLIYSSVPEFVFDPVKLTSKDENWVTRILNTTTTTIVNDDEDKPLFTLQVNLNPKIIYGGYIALVAICSIIFLITLIISKITSYKLSTVIIKPLSDLNKIMKDLANGNIEEAIHTEIKFKKPISEVEELVKSTNIIMANMHDYVDILGNQKIELEAQNATLNENSRELENINQTLDNKNLKLKNILNNVEQGFFNLGQDLLIQEEYSLQCEKIFNSVISYKKLSSILYPKDDNMMKFIDELLVKIFEADISQRKLYLTLLPEEIAINDKVLSLCFKVAKDSKDEDIIMTIITDITEKRFLEKKMHEEQTILKMVVKAIINRDEFRELVNEYEEFTGTSFKNIPKEEHEHTFRQIHNFKGNFSQYEMVSLINKLNELENKLYEGNHKFHIEDIDGTELSAWLREDLDIIETYAGKDFMKYGELCYVRKEKLIEIENKIREVLPQNELKVILPLIRDLRSKSLKDLMRTYPDYVMKLSERLGKSVNPFEIVGDDIRIDASSYQDMLKAIVHIFRNSVDHGIETEDERLEAGKGQVGNITCRIRDLQDDFQIIISDDGRGINVKLLEQKSLDKGIYTEEELKKMNYEEKINLIFEQGITTKEEANNISGRGVGMSAVKQSVEECGGRIKVDNSEGYGTVFILTLPKLKDEDKDPITATDFIKEIAETSIDIIFKQTGLNFELREIQAKNIIALNEITAILSVSGTINCILTISVNNSMGKKLVEGFMIDDINEEDKTNYFEDVLGEISNTVIGLTSGKFDDENVIFHMGIPSMISNSIGGYIKNTQTQILCCNLICSEYEFNINMILDLEEINLNDLYGGNIDG; encoded by the coding sequence ATGGGTAAAAAACTTAATAAAAGAAGTTTACAAAGACGAATAAAAAATATGACATTTTTATTGAATTTAAACAGTTTATTAATAATGATGCTTTTTATGATATTTGCATTAGGAGCGACCTTTAAAATTTTCAGCACCATAATATCAGAAATAGCAGCTAATCAAATCAGCTTTCAACTTAGAGATGAATACTCAAAAGAATTGCACCAAGGAAAAATAAAAGCTGAATTTACAGAAATAACAGATGAATATAAAGAAATGTTTAAAAGGGTAGGATTTTCATATGTACTTCATTTTAATACTGAATCGAAAATTGACATAAGTAAGAAAAATCATGACGATGTAAAAGAATTAGCAAATATGCCTTTATTAATAGTTGACTATAATATACTTAAAGATAATAAATTAATTTACTCTTCGGTACCTGAATTTGTTTTTGATCCTGTTAAATTAACATCTAAAGACGAGAATTGGGTAACGCGAATTTTAAACACAACGACTACAACAATTGTAAACGATGATGAAGATAAGCCTTTGTTTACACTACAAGTGAATCTTAACCCAAAGATTATTTATGGTGGATATATAGCTTTAGTAGCAATATGCTCCATTATTTTTCTTATAACTTTAATAATATCTAAAATAACTTCTTATAAGTTAAGTACTGTTATTATTAAACCTTTATCAGATCTCAATAAGATAATGAAAGATTTAGCAAATGGAAATATAGAAGAAGCAATTCATACTGAAATCAAATTTAAAAAACCAATTAGTGAAGTTGAGGAATTAGTTAAGTCTACCAATATAATTATGGCAAATATGCATGATTATGTTGATATATTGGGGAATCAAAAGATAGAATTAGAAGCTCAAAATGCTACTCTTAATGAAAATAGCAGAGAATTAGAGAATATTAATCAAACTTTAGACAATAAAAACTTAAAGTTGAAGAATATTTTAAATAACGTGGAACAAGGTTTTTTTAACTTAGGACAGGATTTACTTATACAGGAAGAATATAGTCTTCAGTGTGAAAAAATATTTAATAGCGTAATTTCATACAAAAAGTTATCTTCAATATTATATCCTAAAGATGACAATATGATGAAGTTCATAGATGAGTTACTTGTAAAAATATTTGAAGCAGATATCTCCCAGAGAAAATTATATTTGACACTACTACCAGAAGAGATTGCTATAAATGACAAAGTTTTAAGTTTATGTTTTAAAGTTGCTAAAGATTCAAAAGATGAAGATATAATTATGACCATCATAACTGATATAACGGAAAAACGATTTTTAGAAAAAAAGATGCATGAAGAACAAACAATTTTAAAAATGGTGGTAAAAGCCATAATAAATAGAGATGAATTTAGAGAACTTGTAAATGAATATGAAGAATTCACAGGTACATCATTTAAAAATATACCTAAGGAAGAACATGAGCATACATTTAGGCAAATTCATAATTTCAAAGGCAATTTTAGTCAGTATGAAATGGTAAGTCTTATAAATAAGCTTAATGAGTTGGAAAATAAATTATATGAAGGTAATCATAAATTTCATATAGAAGATATAGATGGTACGGAATTAAGTGCATGGTTAAGAGAAGATTTAGATATAATAGAAACCTATGCAGGTAAAGATTTTATGAAATATGGTGAACTCTGCTATGTAAGGAAAGAAAAGCTTATTGAAATTGAAAATAAAATTCGAGAAGTATTGCCTCAAAATGAACTTAAAGTAATTTTACCTCTTATAAGAGATTTGAGAAGTAAATCTTTAAAGGACTTAATGAGGACATATCCAGATTATGTTATGAAATTAAGTGAACGACTAGGCAAAAGTGTAAATCCTTTTGAAATAGTTGGTGATGATATAAGGATAGATGCTAGTTCTTATCAGGATATGTTAAAAGCTATTGTGCATATTTTTAGAAATTCTGTAGACCATGGTATAGAAACAGAGGATGAAAGATTAGAAGCTGGAAAAGGACAAGTTGGTAATATTACTTGCAGAATTCGGGATTTGCAGGATGATTTCCAAATAATTATTTCAGATGATGGAAGAGGAATTAATGTAAAACTTCTAGAACAAAAGAGTTTAGACAAGGGTATATATACTGAAGAAGAATTAAAGAAAATGAATTATGAAGAAAAAATCAATTTGATATTTGAGCAAGGAATAACCACAAAAGAAGAAGCTAACAATATCTCTGGTAGGGGAGTGGGGATGAGTGCTGTTAAGCAAAGCGTAGAAGAGTGCGGTGGAAGAATAAAAGTGGATAACAGTGAAGGATATGGCACCGTATTCATTTTAACACTCCCAAAGCTGAAAGATGAGGATAAAGATCCAATTACAGCTACTGATTTTATTAAAGAAATTGCTGAAACGTCTATAGATATTATTTTTAAACAAACTGGACTCAATTTTGAGTTAAGAGAAATTCAAGCCAAAAATATCATAGCTTTAAATGAGATAACAGCAATTTTAAGTGTTAGTGGAACTATCAATTGTATTTTAACAATTAGTGTTAATAATTCTATGGGCAAAAAGCTAGTAGAAGGTTTTATGATTGATGATATTAACGAAGAAGATAAGACAAATTATTTCGAAGATGTGCTTGGGGAAATATCTAATACCGTAATAGGATTAACTTCAGGTAAATTTGATGATGAAAATGTGATATTTCATATGGGAATACCTTCAATGATATCAAATAGCATTGGAGGATATATTAAGAATACTCAAACTCAAATATTATGTTGCAATTTAATTTGTTCAGAATATGAATTCAATATTAATATGATCTTAGACCTAGAAGAAATTAATTTAAATGACTTATATGGAGGTAATATAGATGGCTAG
- a CDS encoding GyrI-like domain-containing protein gives MFYNSTWNWKTSESWDMEVAEPVTKCVADNNIVKVYELPAVDKVACVVHQGSFNTIGETYKALHQWIEKNNYKIDGPVREIYHKGEWETNNPEEYVTELQFPLA, from the coding sequence TTGTTTTATAATTCAACATGGAACTGGAAAACATCAGAATCATGGGATATGGAAGTGGCTGAACCTGTGACTAAATGCGTTGCTGATAACAATATTGTTAAAGTGTATGAGTTACCTGCTGTAGATAAAGTGGCTTGTGTTGTTCATCAAGGTTCATTTAATACAATAGGAGAAACCTACAAAGCATTACATCAATGGATTGAGAAAAATAATTATAAGATAGATGGACCAGTTCGTGAAATATACCATAAGGGTGAATGGGAAACAAATAATCCAGAAGAATATGTGACTGAACTACAGTTTCCTTTAGCATAA
- a CDS encoding DUF2087 domain-containing protein: MNENNKEVFWDATIEEVKKGYVELEESYKCIICDDEFTKGRIYEIDSMLYDSRKATEFHISEKHGSTLEYLLGINPAFIGVSQVQRELLVLIASGLTDKEIAINLGVAQSTIRNHRYKLREKEKQARLFLAMMELISSSTKKKVNILDKDNLCDAHKTATTLDDRYNITEKERESTIKNYMDENGAIKTFPAKEKKKIIVLSEIVKQFYKGKKYSEKEVNRILERIYEDYATIRRALIEYGFIERSNDCSSYWVKE; the protein is encoded by the coding sequence ATGAATGAAAATAATAAAGAAGTATTTTGGGATGCAACTATTGAAGAGGTAAAAAAAGGGTATGTTGAATTAGAAGAAAGTTATAAATGTATAATTTGTGATGATGAATTTACAAAGGGAAGAATATATGAAATAGATTCTATGCTCTATGATTCAAGAAAGGCTACTGAATTTCATATATCAGAAAAGCATGGATCTACATTAGAATATTTATTAGGGATTAACCCAGCATTTATAGGAGTATCACAGGTTCAAAGAGAGTTGTTAGTATTAATAGCATCAGGATTAACGGATAAGGAAATTGCCATAAATCTAGGGGTAGCACAATCTACTATAAGAAATCATCGTTATAAATTACGAGAAAAAGAAAAGCAAGCAAGATTATTTTTAGCAATGATGGAATTAATATCATCCAGCACAAAGAAGAAGGTAAACATATTAGATAAGGATAATCTATGTGATGCTCACAAAACAGCAACTACCCTAGATGATAGATATAACATTACTGAAAAGGAAAGAGAAAGTACAATTAAAAATTATATGGATGAAAATGGAGCAATAAAAACTTTTCCTGCTAAGGAAAAGAAGAAAATAATAGTTTTATCTGAAATAGTTAAGCAGTTTTATAAAGGAAAGAAGTACTCTGAAAAAGAGGTAAATAGAATTTTAGAAAGAATATATGAGGACTATGCCACTATTAGGAGAGCCTTAATAGAGTATGGGTTTATTGAACGTTCGAATGATTGTAGTAGTTACTGGGTAAAAGAGTAA